DNA sequence from the Siniperca chuatsi isolate FFG_IHB_CAS linkage group LG3, ASM2008510v1, whole genome shotgun sequence genome:
actctcacacacactcttgcttTTTTTATCACcatttctccccctctctcattCCCACAGGTATAATTGGGAAGAAACATGTCGGTCCTGGATCTGTATACCCCTTTGATTTTGCCTACACAGAGGAGAACAGCTCTGTCCTCCAGGTGGGGAGGAACATCACCCGCATCAAACTCCTGGTCCGCAAGTTTTTCCAGACCCACAAAGAGGAAGCCTTTGAGCGAAGgcgaaaggaagaggagaataaAGACAATATAAAAGACGAAGAGAGGCCATTTTTCCTGTATGTTGCCTTTCACGACACCCACCGATGTGGACACTCGCAGCCCCAGTATGGAGCCTTCTGTGAGAAGTTTGGGAATGGTGAAACGGGGATGGGTAGAATACCTGACTGGACACCAGAATATTACTCACCAGAACAAGTAAAGGTCAGTGATATAAATActttatgttttcaaatgtagAAAGAAATCCCACTCTCGTTGGAAGACAAGCATTATTAGATGTAAAACATATATGTTAGTTAATCTGGTCTGTCCTCATCTCGTGTACTTCAGGTTCCTCCTTTTGTGCCGGACACACCTGCAGCACGAGCCGACTTGGCTGCACAGTACACCACGGTTAGCAGGCTGGACCAAGGTATGCAACAACATCTACATATGCACAAAAAAGGTGGAGAGCAGCCATTCTTGTAAAGAACTAAGCTATAATGATGAAAATTTCCTCTACAGGTATCGGTTTGGTCCTTCAGGAGCTCAGGGACGCTGGTTATGAGAACGACACTCTGGTCATCTACAGCTCAGACAACGGCATCCCATTCCCGAACGGCAGAACCAACCTGTATCGCTCCGGGACAGCAGAGCCCATGCTGGTGTCCTCTCCAGAGCACAGGGAGCGATGGGGAGACACCAGCCAGGCCTACGTCAGCCTGCTGGGTAAGAGATGGATGGCAGAAAGAGGTTGGGAAGGCTGTAAGTGGaaaaattcacaaaaaatataGGCCATAAGGCCTTGCTACCACTCGCTCACACTAGTggctcccaaccttttttggcttgtgacttGAAATGAAGCAATATCTACTTCTATCtgacccctcatcacaggtcATGTCCTCctgagttgtgagcagttcaacaaAAGAGTGATTTTTCTAATTCTCAGATAGCTTGATTTCAAGGATTTTTCTAGGCTAAAAAAGtatttcagaaaaaataaacataatttgtgttagaaatgttttatttttttcttcttttctttcattaatcTTCTTGTGACCGCTCAGATTTATCTCGGGACCCCTCGGTGGGTCCCGAACCGCAGGcttaaacaaattaacaaacaagGAAGTCAATGCGTTAGTCTGATGTGCTTGATCAGCCACAAGAGGGAGACTTAACAAGGATGCATCAGCAGCAGAACAGAACGGTTGTGATATAAATGTCTGCAGAAGATAATTACAACACTTTAAATAGTCTTTAACCATGGCAAGTATTTAAGTATATAACTAGTAGGTCTAATGAACATTAAGtatgtgagaaaatatttttcgCTGTCCTAtaaaaaccatgtatctccataatatcaacttttcatgagcaaATATAAACAGCTTTGCAACATTGTGACTGTGCATAGTTCAGATTTTCCAAtgggtttttaaatggtttatttatctttaaaaaaacaggacaatTTTCTTAACCCGTAAAGGAACACTTGATCCTTCAATTCATATGAAAAATTCAAAACTTCCAAAATTGGAGATATCTGGTTTTCATTGGACATTGACATGTATTTATAAAGAtgtccctctgtttccagtataaaacaacagaaacactgtACTAATTAGGCGTACATGTGCAGTATTTAGTAATTCCTATAATTATTACTATatgaatattaacattaaattgaaatgtaattACCTGAGATGAACTACTagtttgtcttattttctcactgtcttttcctcccttttctcgtcttctccctctctttttttcagcaGACATCACTCCCACCATCCTAGACTGGTTCACTGTTCCCTACCCGTCCTACAGCCTGCCCGGCAGCCCCACCACCCCAGTCCACCTCACCGGGCGCTCCTTACTTCCTGCTCTGGTCACTGAGCCCAGCAGCTGGCACACCGTCTACGCCAGCCAGTCCCTCCACGAGGTCTGTGAACACCGCTGCTTTTAGACAGGACGTCACCGCCACGGAGTGTCAGAAATAGACTAGAATCAAACTCAAGACCTTGACTTCTGTACTGTCATTTTGATTTCAGGTAACCATGTATTACCCAACTCGCTCTGTCCACCAGGGGGCATACCACCTTCTCCACAACCTACACTACCGCATGCCCTTCCCCATCGACCAGGACCTGTATGTGTCACCCACCTTCCAGGACCTGCTGAACCGCAGCAGGCTGAGTGAACCCACTCACTGGTTCAAAAGCTTGCAGCAGTATTACTACAGAGAGCGCTGGGAGCTGTTCGACTCCAGGTCTGTTACAGCTGCTGGTGCTCATGTTGTTCCAGTGTTCATCATGCTTTCAGCCTAGGAGaagatgtgatgtgatgattCACAGATAAATATCAGTCAGTTAAAATGGCATTAGGGATGTGAGTTTTTGGAGATCATTCCTCTGATTTAAATTAGGTCCACCTGCCACCGTTCATAGTTTAGTGATTTAGTGATAAGGAAATGGTCAGAAACTGCCACCATAAAGGAGACAAAATGTACTAAAACAAAATCGAATTTTAGGGGAAACAGGTGCACTTCTCCTGCCCTGAACTTCAATTGGGTTCTCTGACTCAAAAAACCCCCGCAACGTCTGTTTCCCAGAAACAGAGTCAGGAAAAAGGGCAGCAACATCCCTTTCTGTGTTGATCTTTTGGGTGAATTTTATCAATGGGCTGACAAATTATAATATTGTCAACCCATATTTAATACTTAACATTGTcaatatataaaatgatcaCCTGGTTGGGTCCACCACATCTGGAGACACATGTGACCCTGTCAGTCCCAGGGTGGAGTCCTGCCGGGATTCTTCTCCCATGTCTCCCCTTCTATATGTCCCTCGGACTGCGAATGGACTCTGCACTGAGTCGCTAAAGTGAGAATTGGATCCTTGCttttagtgctgaaacgattagttgatccGCAGAAAATGTAGTCATTATCAAGCAAATGGTCTCtacttctcaaatatgaggaattgctgcttttccctGTTTTGCGTCACTGTAAATCATATCTCTGAGTTTTagacagttggtcagacaaaacaagtcatttgaaGACGTCGCCTTGGACTTTTTTCACTATTTGTCTATTTTATAATCTAAATGACcagttcatttatttaaaaaaaatgttgacatattcatttatagtgaaaataatcattagttacagccctGCTTCCTTTGCTTGAGTGTAATGTAATAAAAGGAAAGAGCATGAACATGTTCTGTTATGAAGAGCTGAGTGCCAAAATGAGTAAGATCTTTGTGAAGAGCAATCAGGGATGCTTGCTCACACTTCTGccg
Encoded proteins:
- the sgsh gene encoding N-sulphoglucosamine sulphohydrolase isoform X1; protein product: MLLELFFLILASSCIGESKRRNVLLIIADDAGFETEVYNNSVVHTPHLRALAQRSLVFSNAFTSVSSCSPSRSTILTGLPQHQNGMYGLHQGVHHFNSFDGVQSLSLLLSQANVHTGIIGKKHVGPGSVYPFDFAYTEENSSVLQVGRNITRIKLLVRKFFQTHKEEAFERRRKEEENKDNIKDEERPFFLYVAFHDTHRCGHSQPQYGAFCEKFGNGETGMGRIPDWTPEYYSPEQVKVPPFVPDTPAARADLAAQYTTVSRLDQGIGLVLQELRDAGYENDTLVIYSSDNGIPFPNGRTNLYRSGTAEPMLVSSPEHRERWGDTSQAYVSLLADITPTILDWFTVPYPSYSLPGSPTTPVHLTGRSLLPALVTEPSSWHTVYASQSLHEVTMYYPTRSVHQGAYHLLHNLHYRMPFPIDQDLYVSPTFQDLLNRSRLSEPTHWFKSLQQYYYRERWELFDSRTDPLETRNLASDPSYSAVLESLRQSLQKWQWETGDPWVCGPDYVLEDKLEPHCRPLYNGL
- the sgsh gene encoding N-sulphoglucosamine sulphohydrolase isoform X2 produces the protein MLLELFFLILASSCIGESKRRNVLLIIADDAGFETEVYNNSVVHTPHLRALAQRSLVFSNAFTSVSSCSPSRSTILTGLPQHQNGMYGLHQGVHHFNSFDGVQSLSLLLSQANVHTGIIGKKHVGPGSVYPFDFAYTEENSSVLQVGRNITRIKLLVRKFFQTHKEEAFERRRKEEENKDNIKDEERPFFLYVAFHDTHRCGHSQPQYGAFCEKFGNGETGMGRIPDWTPEYYSPEQVKVPPFVPDTPAARADLAAQYTTVSRLDQGIGLVLQELRDAGYENDTLVIYSSDNGIPFPNGRTNLYRSGTAEPMLVSSPEHRERWGDTSQAYVSLLDITPTILDWFTVPYPSYSLPGSPTTPVHLTGRSLLPALVTEPSSWHTVYASQSLHEVTMYYPTRSVHQGAYHLLHNLHYRMPFPIDQDLYVSPTFQDLLNRSRLSEPTHWFKSLQQYYYRERWELFDSRTDPLETRNLASDPSYSAVLESLRQSLQKWQWETGDPWVCGPDYVLEDKLEPHCRPLYNGL